The genome window AAGGAGAAGGAGAGAGGAAATTGCTCGTGAAGCGGACTTTTATGGGGCAATGGATGGTGCTTCTAAGTTCATAAGGGGAGATGCAATAGCAGGAATAATAATCACTTTAATAAACATACTCGGTGGTTTAGCTATTGGAATTTTACAACACAATATGAGCTTTGCTGATGCTGCAAAAACTTTTACCATTTTGACAGTGGGCGATGGTTTAGTTTCTCAAATACCTTCTCTTATTACTTCAACTGCAGCTGGTTTAATGGTTACAAGAGCTGCTGCAGAGACAGATCTTGGAAAAGAGATATTCAAACAACTTACAAGTTACTACAAAGCTCTCTTTATGGCTGCTGGAGCTTTAGCCGTTATAGGTATCGTTCCAGGAATGCCTACTTTACCATTTGCTTTACTTGCTGCTCTTATAGCCACTGTAGCATATATGGTTTACTTGGCGGACAAGAAAAAAGAAATGGAAGAAGCTGAGAAGAAAGCAAAGGAACTTTTAAAACAAGCTAAAGACGTTGAAGAAAAACCAGAGGAACTTGTTGTTCAGCCTGAGACTTTAACTATTGAGATAGGATATTCACTTATTCCCTATGTTGATGAAAGCCAAGATGGAGAAATTGTTCGAAAGATAAAAAGCTTACGGAAACAACTCACAAAAGAACTTGGGATTATTATTCCATTGGTTCACCTTAAAGATAACCTTGAGCTAAAACCAAACGAGTATAGGATTCTTTTAAGGGATGTTGAAATAGCTCGTGGAGAGGTTCAACCAGGAAAGTACTTAGCTATAGATACTGGAGGAGTGAGAGGACAAATAGAAGGAATTCCTACTAAGGAACCAGCCTTTGGATTGACAGCTTACTGGGTAGATGAGAAAAACAAAGACAAGGCGAAGCTTTTAGGCTATACAGTCGTAGATATTCCAACTGTCATTGTTACGCACCTTTCAGAAATTGTTAAGAAGCATGCCCATGAGATACTGGGAAGGGCAGAAACGAAGCAACTTGTAGATAACCTAAGCAAAAGGTATCCAATAGTAAAAGAAATAGTACCTGAGCAAGTACCACTGGGATTACTTACAAAGGTCCTTCAGAACCTTTTAAGGGAAAAAATACCTGTAAGAGATCTTCTTACAATTATCGAAGCGGTTTCCGATAACATAGAAAAAACTAGAGATCCTGAAATACTGACTGAGTTTGCAAGACAGTCCCTTTCAAGGCTTATTTCTCACTTGTACGCTAAAGATGGTATTTTAACTGCTATTTCTTTAGATCCAGAAACTGAGAACTATATACTTTCTAAAGTAAAAGAAAATGATGGATACTTGCCACCACTAGATCCAATTTTTGTTCAAAATCTTGTAAAGAACATAACTTCAAATCTTGAAAAGTTTATAATTAATCAAAGTACACCTGTTTTAATCACTTCTCCGGCTGTTAGGAGATTTGTAAAGAGGATTATTGAACCGTATCTGCCTAGTGTAG of Desulfurobacteriaceae bacterium contains these proteins:
- the flhA gene encoding flagellar biosynthesis protein FlhA; amino-acid sequence: MKESLALYYSKFHKYSDVIFVVLILAILGSMILPVPPLLLDILLTASITFSLVILMTTVYVNHPLELSSFPSLLLLATLFRLSLNVATTRRILLHGHEGPDAAGSVIKAFGQFVVGGNYVVGIVVFLILVVINYIVITKGTERISEVAARFTLDAMPGKQMSIDADLNAGLIDDKEARRRREEIAREADFYGAMDGASKFIRGDAIAGIIITLINILGGLAIGILQHNMSFADAAKTFTILTVGDGLVSQIPSLITSTAAGLMVTRAAAETDLGKEIFKQLTSYYKALFMAAGALAVIGIVPGMPTLPFALLAALIATVAYMVYLADKKKEMEEAEKKAKELLKQAKDVEEKPEELVVQPETLTIEIGYSLIPYVDESQDGEIVRKIKSLRKQLTKELGIIIPLVHLKDNLELKPNEYRILLRDVEIARGEVQPGKYLAIDTGGVRGQIEGIPTKEPAFGLTAYWVDEKNKDKAKLLGYTVVDIPTVIVTHLSEIVKKHAHEILGRAETKQLVDNLSKRYPIVKEIVPEQVPLGLLTKVLQNLLREKIPVRDLLTIIEAVSDNIEKTRDPEILTEFARQSLSRLISHLYAKDGILTAISLDPETENYILSKVKENDGYLPPLDPIFVQNLVKNITSNLEKFIINQSTPVLITSPAVRRFVKRIIEPYLPSVAVISYAEIEPGLKVNLVGTVKA